One stretch of Nycticebus coucang isolate mNycCou1 chromosome 7, mNycCou1.pri, whole genome shotgun sequence DNA includes these proteins:
- the LOC128590590 gene encoding zinc finger protein 706-like: protein MAHGQQKIQSRQKNAKKQAGQKKKQGHDQKAAAKAALIYTCTVCRTQMPDPKTFKQHFESKHPKTPLPPELADVQA from the coding sequence ATGGCTCATGGACAGCAGAAGATTCAGTCCCGGCAGAAAAATGCCAAAAAGCAAGCTGgacaaaagaagaaacaaggaCATGACCAAAAGGCTGCTGCCAAAGCTGCCTTAATATACACCTGCACTGTCTGCAGGACACAAATGCCAGACCCTAAGACCTTCAAGCAGCACTTTGAGAGCAAGCATCCTAAGACTCCACTTCCTCCAGAATTGGCTGATGTTCAGGCATAA